From Pseudanabaena sp. PCC 6802:
TCTGGCATCCATTTCCATCCTCAAACCGAGAGTTTGCAGGACAAGGGTTATCAAGGCATCCAGAAACTGCATCTCTACTGCCGCTTACCCCACAAGAAACCGAAAGGTGGTCAGCTTACGCCTGAGCAGAAAGCGTTCAACCGCCAACTTGCGCGCCAACGGGTTGGCATTGAGCATGTTAATCGCCGCTTGAAGATCTTCCGCATCTTATCTGGACGCTATCGCAATCGTCGTCACCGCTTTGGTTTGCGTTGCAATCTAATTGCTGGTCTCTACAATTTTGAACGCTCTCAAGGCTCCTCAGTTGGCTAATTTGCAAGAGGTCTAATGTGTAGCATTGTTACGATGATGACTACGAATGACTGGTTGTCGAGAGGGTTCTTTTATTGAGTTACGAACTTTCAGTAGAGTAATACAAGAGGATGGGGATAATTTGAACCTTATTAAAATTCGATGCTGGAAATGCTGAAAGTTCTGATTCGGCTTAATTTTGTTTGAAATTTATTTGTTTTCTTCATTTTTCGGTTGACAATCCACATGACTGGGCGTACACAAACGCCTATGGTGCCTCTCGCACCTACATCTACGACGCAGCAGGCAACCGCACGAGCACCAGCGATCGCATTTTAGTTTTCGGTCAGT
This genomic window contains:
- a CDS encoding IS5/IS1182 family transposase; its protein translation is SYLGVLWQLNLNLICKRSIICTFFGKGRRHDFKLFKASGIHFHPQTESLQDKGYQGIQKLHLYCRLPHKKPKGGQLTPEQKAFNRQLARQRVGIEHVNRRLKIFRILSGRYRNRRHRFGLRCNLIAGLYNFERSQGSSVG
- a CDS encoding RHS repeat domain-containing protein — translated: MKFICFLHFSVDNPHDWAYTNAYGASRTYIYDAAGNRTSTSDRILVFGQSVIACEVFWVSRAIASMIDFWGGDRHHGIFAERSPFLIG